From a single Daphnia pulex isolate KAP4 chromosome 2, ASM2113471v1 genomic region:
- the LOC124188513 gene encoding SET and MYND domain-containing protein 4-like, which produces MDEIDGLGQLTDYRRLCSDLTLQTKKEGFFKDYLSAIVEQVSDEEFEGFTKQQTDRDRVVYCWTLPALHKTMKSFRPSYRGKSADESIKRREQGNEAFREKDYRKALVMYNQSVVYAPYSSLLEKTTLALALANRSAVLVHLKEFALAIRDIQLSLQSNYPEKQRYKLYDRMGYCHQQLGETAKARLAFTIALDCLEESDLEPAALDNWRQTVEKSRAKLPSNNPSNSNNNNNNSNHSTANANATNALPELVSGANSNIPNASKSLAMEVDDNSGRYYVAADDIKPGQTLVCEKPYAACLLPGKFTSHCHHCFVRLIAPLGCLTCRGVFYCSVECRDEAASTYHQYECGIIDYMIASGSSILSWIALRILTKGKMEDFLEAREELEKDGDGGRLLASARNPDSYSGIYHLATLSHLRSDKDFFDRTFMALFLFQCLRASGYLQTRFRYEEDSLNITEDEIYFASLLLRHLQLLQFNAHEIHEFVQLNEKNMRSTKTVYIGVGIYPTVAFFNHSCRPDVARYFLGTTMVITSTRCVKRGQMVAENYGPIFTHKHLTDRQQSLQGRYWFNCQCLACQNDWPVYDGMTDMETILTCCPLCRGTVQSVNDSYARCLKCKKQSLWEAIRRPVAEITTLYQTAMRLMDLGQVEKAIRVLGVYIEMMETLVADVPVRELLLAQEALRLCLGTYGTKYCATTHLTMKAVTNNTTK; this is translated from the exons CCGACTGTGTAGTGATCTCACTCTCCAGACCAAAAAGGAAGGATTCTTTAAG GATTATCTTTCGGCGATTGTTGAACAAGTCAGCGATGAGGAGTTTGAAGGATTCACCAAACAGCAAACGGATCGCGATCGCGTGGTTTACTGCTGGACACTTCCGGCCCTACACAAAACGATGAAGAGCTTCCGGCCGTCGTACCGTGGCAAATCGGCCGACGAGTCGATCAAACGACGTGAGCAAGGCAACGAAGCTTTCAGGGAGAAAGATTATCGCAAAGCCCTGGTCATGTACAATCAGAGCGTCGTCTACGCTCCTTACA GTTCGTTACTGGAGAAAACGACTCTGGCATTGGCGCTGGCCAATCGCTCGGCCGTTCTGGTTCACTTGAAGGAATTCGCATTGGCCATCCGGGACATCCAGTTGTCGCTGCAGTCCAACTACCCGGAGAAACAACGGTACAAGCTGTACGATCGAATGGGCTACTGCCACCAACAGCTGGGCGAGACGGCCAAAGCCCGGCTGGCCTTCACCATCGCCTTGGATTGTCTCGAGGAAAGCGATCTGGAGCCAGCGGCGCTGGACAACTGGCGCCAAACTGTGGAAAAGAGTCGAGCTAAATTACCATCCAATAATCCatcaaacagcaacaacaacaacaacaacagcaaccacTCCACAGCCAATGCAAATGCCACCAACGCCTTGCCCGAATTGGTGTCCGGGGCCAATTCAAATATCCCCAATGCATCAAAGAGTCTGGCCATGGAAGTGGACGACAATTCGGGCCGGTATTACGTGGCAGCCGACGATATCAAACCGGGTCAGACGCTCGTCTGCGAGAAACCCTACGCTGCTTGTCTCCTTCCTGGAAAGTTCACCAGCCACTGCCATCATTGTTTCGtcag ATTGATCGCTCCGCTGGGATGCCTCACTTGCCGGGGGGTTTTCTATTGCAGCGTCGAGTGTCGTGATGAAGCCGCTTCGACTTACCACCAATACGAAT GTGGGATCATCGATTATATGATCGCCTCGGGTTCTTCGATCCTGTCCTGGATCGCCTTGAGGATTTTGACGAAAGGGAAGATGGAAGATTTCCTGGAGGCTCGCGAGGAGCTGGAAAAAGACGGAGACGGCGGGCGACTGCTCGCTTCCGCCCGGAATCCGGACAGTTACAGCGGCATTTATCATTTGGCTACGCTGTCCCACCTGCGGTCGGACAAGGACTTTTTCGACCGCACTTTTATGGCGCTGTTCCTCTTCCAGTGTCTCAGAGCTTCCGGTTACCTGCAGACGCGCTTCCGCTACGAAGAAGATTCCCTCAACATCACCGAGGACGAGATTTACTTCGCTTCTTTGCTCCTGCGGCACTTGCAGTTGCTCCAGTTCAACGCTCACGAAATCCACGAATTCGT GCAATTGAACGAAAAGAATATGAGAAGCACGAAAACGGTTTACATTGGCGTGGGCATTTATCCG ACGGTCGCCTTTTTTAATCACAGCTGTCGACCGGATGTTGCGAG GTACTTCCTGGGAACGACGATGGTGATCACATCGACCCGTTGCGTCAAACGCGGCCAAATGGTGGCCGAGAACTACGGGCCGATTTTCACGCACAAGCATCTGACGGACCGCCAGCAGAGTTTGCAGGGCCGTTATTGGTTCAACTGCCAATGTCTGGCCTGCCAAAACGACTGGCCCGTCTACGACGGGATGACTGATATGGAAACGATCCTGACCTGCTGCCCGCTGTGTCGCGGGACCGTTCAATCCGTCAACGACTCCTACGCCCGCTGCCTCAAGTGCAAGAAGCAATCGCTGTGGGAGGCCATCCGCCGGCCGGTGGCGGAGATCACGACGCTCTACCAGACGGCCATGCGATTGATGGACCTGGGCCAAGTGGAAAAAGCCATCCGGGTCCTCGGCGTCTACATAGAAATGATGGAGACGCTGGTGGCAGACGTTCCGGTCCGTGAACTCCTCCTGGCGCAGGAAGCCCTCCGCCTCTGCCTGGGCACTTACGGGACCAAATACTGCGCCACTACCCATTTGACGATGAAAGCCGTGACCAACAACAcgacgaaataa